From a region of the Leptospira montravelensis genome:
- the rpsT gene encoding 30S ribosomal protein S20 — translation MANLKSSKKDIRRTARRKERNGEDRTELRTYARLLLKAIKAGDKTEALTVFSKLASKLDRAAKTKLIHKKNADRKKSRMALRINSIETKAA, via the coding sequence TTGGCTAATTTAAAATCATCTAAAAAAGACATTCGTAGAACTGCTCGTAGAAAAGAGCGAAATGGTGAAGATCGCACTGAATTGCGTACATACGCACGCCTTCTTCTCAAAGCAATCAAAGCTGGAGACAAAACAGAAGCATTAACAGTTTTCTCTAAACTTGCTTCAAAATTGGACCGTGCTGCAAAAACTAAACTCATTCATAAGAAAAATGCGGATCGTAAAAAATCACGTATGGCACTTCGTATTAACTCCATCGAGACAAAAGCCGCCTAA
- a CDS encoding thiolase C-terminal domain-containing protein has protein sequence MDPILLGVADTIESEFDSEVYKNLPPLEKYHSLLFRSVDKLFGFLGTDRSKIAPYLTDFVSIEAQSLGREGYGFTVKDANDMGFGGLACHTVDLGGASVGGAIGQAHTIVKSNPYAVVLVAAADIPKSVFKQVSDLKRLTATVCHKDWEMPYGATLIGLYSLLCERMMFDTGVTSEDLEEITKHFRSLAESNPRAFQFQKPLTEKQLKKPLSGVYSTPMIAIVTDHGFATLITSEFMKQKLIENNIIKKDAEHIYLAGSGHSAHAEYFIQKKDLKSPAALACERAVASSGFNRSEIDYAWIYDCFTGMIIHEAGLYFGVSPKDTATSLRKGKISNGAKEIPINLGGGILNYQAAMALSGATGLIDIASQYELAVNPIPKKLETSPNVSLLGGNGGIDSINSVVLFSKEKPKPAREPLALKPLEVNVPSPKLGEKATILTVSTIYFNPGGEKKPPYLIVCSTKDNGEMVLTNLYGKDGVEIVSKEGLELGKSKVEFQEIEGKIQAILLG, from the coding sequence ATGGACCCAATTCTACTAGGTGTCGCAGACACCATCGAATCTGAATTTGATTCGGAAGTTTATAAAAACCTTCCTCCTTTAGAAAAATACCATTCTTTACTTTTCCGTTCTGTGGATAAACTTTTCGGTTTTCTCGGAACGGATCGTTCAAAAATTGCTCCTTATTTAACTGATTTTGTTTCCATCGAAGCCCAGTCTCTTGGGCGCGAAGGGTATGGATTTACAGTGAAAGATGCCAATGATATGGGATTTGGTGGGCTTGCCTGCCATACGGTGGATTTGGGTGGGGCCAGTGTCGGTGGAGCTATCGGACAGGCACATACCATAGTCAAATCCAATCCTTATGCAGTTGTCCTTGTTGCGGCCGCCGATATTCCCAAATCTGTTTTCAAACAAGTTTCAGACTTAAAACGACTCACAGCCACAGTTTGTCATAAGGATTGGGAAATGCCGTATGGGGCAACTCTCATTGGACTTTATTCTTTGTTATGTGAACGAATGATGTTTGATACGGGTGTGACTAGTGAGGATTTAGAAGAAATCACAAAACACTTTCGTTCCCTTGCCGAATCCAATCCCCGTGCCTTCCAATTCCAAAAACCACTCACAGAAAAACAATTAAAGAAACCTCTTTCTGGAGTTTATAGCACACCGATGATCGCCATTGTCACCGATCATGGATTTGCCACTCTCATCACTTCTGAATTCATGAAACAGAAGTTAATTGAGAATAATATTATCAAAAAAGATGCCGAACATATTTACTTAGCAGGTTCCGGACACAGTGCCCATGCGGAATACTTCATCCAAAAGAAAGACTTAAAAAGTCCAGCGGCTCTTGCTTGTGAACGAGCTGTGGCTTCTTCTGGATTCAATCGTTCGGAGATTGACTATGCTTGGATTTACGATTGTTTTACAGGAATGATCATCCATGAAGCGGGTTTGTATTTTGGAGTTTCTCCGAAAGATACAGCGACATCACTACGTAAGGGAAAAATCTCCAATGGTGCAAAAGAAATTCCGATCAACCTAGGTGGGGGAATTTTAAACTACCAAGCGGCAATGGCACTTTCGGGAGCTACAGGTCTCATTGATATAGCAAGCCAATACGAACTTGCGGTAAATCCTATTCCAAAAAAGTTAGAAACGTCACCTAATGTGAGTTTGCTTGGTGGGAATGGTGGGATTGATAGTATCAATTCAGTGGTTTTGTTTTCTAAAGAAAAACCAAAACCTGCGAGAGAACCATTGGCTTTAAAACCATTGGAAGTCAATGTCCCCAGTCCCAAACTCGGAGAAAAAGCAACCATCCTTACCGTTAGCACCATCTATTTCAATCCAGGTGGAGAAAAAAAACCACCATACCTCATTGTTTGTTCTACAAAAGACAATGGAGAGATGGTTCTTACCAATCTATATGGGAAAGACGGAGTGGAAATTGTATCGAAAGAAGGATTGGAACTGGGAAAATCAAAAGTAGAATTCCAGGAGATCGAAGGAAAAATCCAAGCGATTCTATTAGGGTAA
- the glmM gene encoding phosphoglucosamine mutase has translation MRFTKEYDLSSLMISISGVRGKIGLGFGLDEALAFSKSFASMMNGGTAVIGRDSRPSGPYLESLLTSALLASGNSVLTLGLVPTPTTKAVVNLSKANGGIMISASHNPMDWNAFKFISKKGFFFSAEENKKLLSIIQNGTYPKEQISPKGYIDSGEDYIDLHLSSVLKRVNVAKIKKKKFTVFVDAVGGAGSYVVPKFLQMLGCKVVAHNCNPDGTFPRPPEPTAAALKSVEPYFKKSKADIGFALDPDADRLVLFSPKRGAVSEEYTLPLALMNVLSTAKKKAKVVVNLSTSFLNEEVGFRFGAEVIRSKVGEANVVEEMLKTKAVFGGEGNGGVIDPTIPSFGRDTLSGIAHILNLMAETGKTVDVLLDELPSLYMDKQSFPLAKGMSLESLYEKFQSEFSPKVISEKDGLWMYVSDSWIHIRPSNTEPIFRVITETKSKSDLETTLKRVKQCVES, from the coding sequence ATGCGATTTACGAAAGAGTATGATCTGTCCTCCCTGATGATTTCTATCTCCGGTGTCCGGGGTAAAATTGGTTTAGGGTTTGGCTTAGACGAAGCTTTGGCATTTTCAAAATCCTTTGCTTCTATGATGAATGGCGGTACTGCCGTGATTGGACGGGACTCAAGACCAAGTGGTCCTTATTTGGAATCACTTCTCACCTCAGCGTTGTTAGCTTCCGGAAATTCTGTTTTAACATTGGGGCTTGTTCCCACTCCCACTACTAAAGCCGTTGTGAATCTTTCGAAAGCCAATGGTGGGATTATGATTTCAGCTTCACACAATCCAATGGATTGGAATGCATTTAAATTTATTTCTAAAAAAGGTTTTTTCTTTTCTGCGGAAGAAAATAAAAAACTTTTATCCATCATTCAAAATGGAACTTATCCCAAAGAACAAATTTCCCCCAAAGGTTATATCGATTCTGGTGAAGACTATATTGACCTACATTTGTCTTCTGTATTAAAACGAGTGAATGTAGCCAAAATCAAAAAGAAAAAATTTACAGTGTTTGTAGATGCTGTCGGTGGTGCTGGTTCTTATGTAGTTCCAAAATTTTTGCAGATGTTAGGTTGCAAAGTTGTGGCTCATAATTGTAATCCCGATGGAACGTTTCCAAGACCACCAGAACCTACAGCTGCTGCCTTAAAATCAGTAGAACCATATTTCAAAAAATCAAAAGCAGACATTGGTTTTGCATTAGATCCCGATGCCGATAGACTCGTATTGTTTTCTCCTAAACGTGGTGCTGTATCAGAAGAATACACTCTTCCATTAGCACTAATGAATGTTTTATCAACAGCTAAGAAAAAAGCAAAAGTCGTCGTGAACTTATCTACTTCATTTTTAAACGAAGAAGTGGGATTTAGGTTTGGTGCCGAAGTCATTCGCAGCAAAGTGGGGGAAGCAAACGTTGTGGAAGAAATGCTGAAAACCAAAGCAGTGTTTGGTGGGGAGGGGAACGGTGGGGTGATTGATCCAACAATTCCTTCTTTTGGTCGGGACACTTTGTCCGGAATTGCCCATATCCTAAACTTGATGGCAGAAACTGGAAAGACAGTAGATGTTCTCCTAGATGAACTTCCTTCGCTTTATATGGACAAACAATCCTTTCCATTGGCAAAAGGAATGTCTTTAGAAAGTCTTTATGAAAAATTTCAGTCTGAATTTTCTCCGAAAGTTATTTCCGAGAAAGACGGACTTTGGATGTATGTATCGGATTCTTGGATCCACATACGTCCTTCCAATACAGAACCAATTTTTCGAGTGATTACTGAAACTAAATCCAAATCTGATTTGGAAACTACCTTAAAGAGGGTAAAACAATGTGTGGAATCGTAG
- a CDS encoding LIC_10450 family protein — MTPEKSKYHYIKIESIADIDPIKLSISQIQQRYIDKDNNRYALRFNKDTRRIEILKLVGNHFEVIPHLSPSQSSEITQSSANPNTTTASHSTTQISEGLKSNPILGKLVGIQQQTQPIAFEKPAELQGDNVKLPPEENLMNEDVDLNIFEGEEPPPIQETFSHAGLLNTPDLPTPEEPEEQTNPDPNVVLGEESNDKTAFQQIEDFIKLLTTYRERVTAIIRNLQSSRIFELTGDPSENKNIVGNFAREMEAQVFEAIDKMVDLHKEMTSYPRPITYYISKAPAEKREEMKFIESDKEKLNRLHLYEMQRLSDIIIKDFKKLSLQLLNILNLKNDIQVKQLQYANQLMYVDAKNASLYFAQDLDKTILDIENWKQSK; from the coding sequence GTGACTCCTGAAAAATCAAAATACCATTATATCAAAATTGAGTCCATTGCAGACATCGACCCCATTAAATTATCTATTTCCCAAATCCAACAAAGATATATCGACAAAGATAACAATCGCTATGCGCTGCGTTTTAACAAAGACACACGCAGGATTGAGATTTTAAAACTCGTTGGCAATCATTTTGAAGTAATCCCTCACTTGTCACCTTCTCAATCTTCTGAAATAACGCAATCTTCAGCGAACCCAAATACTACCACTGCCTCGCATTCCACAACACAAATTTCTGAAGGATTAAAATCGAATCCCATATTAGGAAAGTTAGTTGGAATTCAGCAACAAACGCAACCGATTGCCTTTGAAAAACCTGCAGAACTTCAAGGTGATAACGTTAAACTTCCTCCGGAAGAAAACTTAATGAATGAAGATGTGGATTTAAATATCTTTGAGGGAGAAGAACCTCCTCCTATTCAGGAAACATTCTCTCATGCAGGTTTATTAAACACACCGGATTTACCAACGCCAGAAGAACCTGAGGAACAAACAAATCCAGATCCGAATGTAGTATTGGGAGAAGAGTCGAATGACAAAACTGCCTTCCAACAAATTGAAGATTTTATTAAATTACTGACTACCTACCGGGAACGAGTCACAGCCATCATACGCAACTTACAATCCTCCCGAATTTTTGAACTTACCGGAGATCCTTCCGAAAATAAAAATATAGTTGGGAACTTTGCTCGTGAAATGGAAGCCCAAGTTTTTGAAGCCATTGACAAAATGGTGGATCTTCACAAAGAAATGACATCATATCCTCGTCCTATTACGTATTATATCTCAAAAGCCCCTGCAGAAAAAAGAGAAGAAATGAAATTTATTGAATCAGATAAGGAAAAATTAAACAGACTCCATCTGTATGAAATGCAAAGACTTTCCGATATAATAATAAAAGACTTCAAAAAACTTAGTTTGCAATTATTGAATATTTTAAATCTGAAAAATGATATTCAGGTAAAACAATTACAATATGCAAACCAGTTGATGTATGTTGATGCAAAAAATGCATCTCTTTATTTTGCTCAAGATTTGGATAAAACCATACTTGATATTGAGAACTGGAAACAATCGAAATGA
- the pheS gene encoding phenylalanine--tRNA ligase subunit alpha has product MSLSQEIEALVKEAETILSSATSEQDLDSLKNQFIGKKGKLTSVLKGLAALSVEEKKTVGKQANEAQGRLESFVESKRTSLKESFYENKLGQEFFDSLQPLASKERGSLHPISQIQYEIEDIFTSMGFSVMDGPEVETDENNFGALNFTEDHPARDMQDTFYTEDGNLLRTHTSAIQVRALRKLKPPFRIIAPGRVFRYEEVDASHENTFYQVEGMVVGENISVAHLIYTMETLLSRVFRKEIKTRLRPGYFPFVEPGFELDINCLVCGGDGCSVCKHSGWLELLPCGLVHPNVLEAAGLDSKKWTGFAFGLGLDRLVMMRYGIHDIRYFQSGNLRFLRQF; this is encoded by the coding sequence TCTTTAAAAAACCAATTCATTGGTAAAAAAGGAAAACTCACTTCTGTTTTAAAAGGTCTTGCGGCCTTATCCGTGGAAGAGAAAAAAACAGTAGGGAAACAAGCGAACGAGGCACAAGGCCGGCTCGAAAGTTTTGTTGAATCCAAAAGAACTTCGTTAAAAGAAAGTTTTTATGAAAACAAGTTAGGCCAAGAATTTTTTGATAGTTTGCAACCGCTAGCTTCCAAAGAAAGAGGAAGCCTTCATCCCATTTCTCAAATCCAATACGAAATCGAAGATATTTTTACTTCTATGGGTTTTTCTGTGATGGATGGGCCAGAAGTAGAAACCGATGAAAACAATTTCGGTGCTCTCAATTTTACCGAAGACCATCCTGCTCGCGATATGCAAGATACGTTTTATACGGAAGATGGAAATTTACTGAGAACTCATACGTCAGCCATCCAAGTGCGTGCCCTTCGTAAATTAAAACCACCCTTTCGAATCATTGCTCCGGGTCGTGTGTTTCGTTATGAAGAAGTAGATGCCTCTCACGAAAATACATTCTACCAAGTAGAAGGGATGGTTGTGGGTGAAAATATTTCAGTCGCCCACTTGATTTATACTATGGAAACACTTCTTTCTCGTGTGTTTCGCAAAGAAATCAAAACTAGACTAAGACCAGGATACTTCCCTTTTGTGGAACCAGGTTTTGAACTTGATATCAACTGTTTGGTATGCGGTGGAGATGGTTGTAGTGTATGTAAACATTCCGGTTGGTTGGAATTACTTCCTTGTGGACTGGTTCATCCCAATGTTTTGGAAGCGGCAGGACTTGATTCAAAAAAATGGACTGGGTTTGCCTTTGGCCTAGGCCTTGACCGTCTTGTGATGATGCGTTATGGAATCCATGACATCCGGTATTTCCAATCGGGGAATTTAAGGTTTTTAAGACAGTTTTAG